Genomic window (Deinococcus sedimenti):
ATCTGGAAGCGCTCCCAGTGGGCACGGCGGTCGAGGTGGCCTTTCAGGACAGTGGCCGCCGCGTGACCGGCCCCGGCGAGCACGGTACGTACACCCTGCGCGCCGCCGGGCGCAGCTGGACCCTGTCACGCTTCACGCAACACGCCAGTCAGGCCGGACAGAGCCGCGATGACCGTACCCCCGCCAGCGAGTGGGAAGCTGAACTGATCGTGGGGTGACGGCCCACATGCCGACCGGGTCCGCACTCGGGGACCTGGGCGGCGTTGCTATGGTGCTCGCATGACGCGACTGGGTGGTCGGGGCGGGCGGGTTCAGCGGCGGGGACTCTCGTGAAGCCGGGGGCGCGAGGGGCGGCGGTGGGGGCCGCGGCGGGCGTGCTGTACGGGTTGCTGGTGTACGTGTGGCTGCACGTGCTGAACGGCCCGCAGGAGGCCGGGGCGGGCGTGATGGTGGCGTCGTACCTGTTTCTGGTGCCGCTGGTGCTGGGGCTGCTGTCGGTGACCCTGACCTTCCGGCAGGCGCACCGGCCGGAGCGTTCGGACGAGGAAGGGAAGGACGCAGAGGGGACGGGCGCCGCCGGTACGGACGCGTTCGGGGAGCCGCTGGCGCGGCCTGTGGGGCCGACGCTGCTGAACGTGCTGGGGGTGGCGTCGCTGAGCACAGGGGTGTTCCTGGTAGTGGCGCTGGTGCTGGGCTTCGAGGGGGTGCTGTGCGCGTTCGTGGCGGCCCCGGTGATGTTCGTGATGGCGTGGCTGGGCGCGTTGATCGCGTTCTGGACGCGGCTGTGGGCGGCGCGGGGGCGGGCGGGGGCGCTGCTGCTGTCGGCGACGCTTCCGGCGCTACTGGGGCCGCTGGAGGGTCGGGTGGCGCCGCCCACCATGTACCGGACGGTGACGAACACCGTGCTGGTGCAGGCGTCGCCTGCGGTGGTGTGGGCGCAGGTTCGCAGCGTGC
Coding sequences:
- a CDS encoding SRPBCC family protein; translated protein: MGAAAGVLYGLLVYVWLHVLNGPQEAGAGVMVASYLFLVPLVLGLLSVTLTFRQAHRPERSDEEGKDAEGTGAAGTDAFGEPLARPVGPTLLNVLGVASLSTGVFLVVALVLGFEGVLCAFVAAPVMFVMAWLGALIAFWTRLWAARGRAGALLLSATLPALLGPLEGRVAPPTMYRTVTNTVLVQASPAVVWAQVRSVPRIEDREVTAGWAHAVGLPRPRAAVLDRDGVGAVRVATFDGGLSFRETVTDWVPGRLLSFRIQAQDPGGLDPHVRVGGRFFDVLSGTYRLEELRPGVTLVHLSSTQRVSTPFNGYAAWFTQAIMLDLQRTILDVVRDRSERVAGTGVGRL